Proteins found in one Aquibium microcysteis genomic segment:
- a CDS encoding lysophospholipid acyltransferase family protein, translated as MDGRRRSRSARPGPLKAFWRRIRTPLAESRFVADLVAFALAAALRFIYLTNRTVEGSDSLEKAYASLAPGIAAFWHGQHLMAPCLKPRWLKMAALFSKSRDAELNARVAERFGFETVRGSGGRANAHNADKGGARALIMLKRLLDTGRSVAMIADIPHGTPRDAGLGIVMLAKFSGRPVVPVALATSRRKVIASSWDRTTINLPFGRKAVVVGEPVYVPADANEALLEQKRREVTASLDAATAKAYGLVDRTS; from the coding sequence ATGGACGGCCGGCGACGGTCGAGATCTGCCCGGCCCGGCCCTCTGAAGGCCTTCTGGCGTCGCATCCGGACGCCGCTGGCCGAATCACGTTTCGTGGCCGATCTGGTCGCCTTCGCGCTGGCGGCGGCGCTCCGCTTCATCTACCTGACCAACCGCACCGTCGAGGGGTCTGACAGTCTCGAGAAGGCCTATGCCAGCCTGGCGCCGGGAATCGCGGCGTTCTGGCACGGCCAGCATCTGATGGCCCCCTGCCTGAAGCCGCGGTGGCTGAAGATGGCGGCGCTGTTCTCGAAGAGCCGGGACGCCGAACTCAATGCGCGCGTGGCCGAGCGTTTCGGCTTCGAGACGGTGCGCGGATCGGGCGGACGCGCCAACGCGCACAATGCCGACAAGGGCGGCGCGCGCGCGCTCATCATGCTGAAGCGGCTGCTCGATACCGGGCGCTCCGTGGCGATGATCGCCGACATCCCGCACGGAACACCGCGCGATGCAGGGCTCGGCATCGTGATGCTCGCCAAATTCTCGGGGCGGCCGGTGGTGCCGGTCGCGCTCGCCACGAGCCGGCGCAAGGTGATCGCGTCGAGCTGGGACAGGACGACGATCAACCTGCCGTTCGGACGCAAGGCGGTCGTGGTGGGCGAGCCGGTCTACGTGCCCGCGGATGCGAACGAGGCATTGCTGGAACAGAAGCGGCGGGAGGTGACGGCGAGTCTCGACGCCGCCACCGCGAAGGCCTACGGGCTGGTCGATCGAACCTCATGA
- a CDS encoding DUF4170 domain-containing protein, which yields MTENADGKQLLHLVFGGELKSLGEVRFRNLDDLDIVGIFPDYQSAQLAWRAKAQATVDNAHMRYFIVHLHRLLDPGSDKPARTGEGG from the coding sequence ATGACTGAAAACGCCGACGGCAAGCAGCTCTTGCACCTCGTTTTCGGCGGCGAACTGAAGTCGCTCGGCGAAGTTCGCTTCCGCAATCTCGACGACCTCGACATCGTCGGCATCTTTCCCGACTACCAGTCGGCCCAGCTGGCGTGGCGCGCGAAGGCGCAGGCGACCGTCGACAACGCGCACATGCGCTACTTCATCGTCCACCTGCATCGTCTTCTCGACCCCGGAAGCGACAAGCCCGCCCGGACCGGCGAGGGCGGATGA